One genomic region from Solwaraspora sp. WMMD792 encodes:
- a CDS encoding endo alpha-1,4 polygalactosaminidase translates to MPRTVAVGLAVGAVLVGGALFVAASVGFDSDPAAETDATPAAAGVTLPPVDARFDYQIGQPYAPPSGVTVVSRDREASPAAGVYTICYVNAFQVQPHEVTWWQRNHDDLLLRDADGEYVVDGDWNEILLDISTAAKRTAIADIVNTWIDGCAADGFQAVEPDNIDSYDRSDDLLTLDDAVEYLKLLAPHAHAAGLAIGQKNTTELGTRGRAAGLDFAIAEECGRYDECGDYTTVYGDHVIDIEYTDDAYTTACATVGANVSVVRRDLDVTAPGSPTYVYRAC, encoded by the coding sequence GTGCCGCGTACCGTTGCCGTCGGTCTCGCCGTCGGTGCCGTCCTTGTCGGCGGGGCGCTCTTCGTGGCCGCCAGCGTCGGCTTCGACTCGGACCCGGCCGCCGAGACGGACGCGACCCCGGCCGCCGCCGGGGTCACCCTGCCGCCAGTCGACGCCCGGTTCGACTACCAGATCGGCCAGCCGTACGCCCCACCGAGCGGCGTCACCGTCGTCAGCCGCGACCGGGAGGCGTCCCCGGCCGCCGGCGTCTACACCATCTGCTACGTCAACGCCTTCCAGGTCCAGCCCCACGAGGTCACCTGGTGGCAGCGCAACCACGACGACCTGCTGCTACGCGACGCCGACGGCGAGTACGTCGTCGACGGCGACTGGAACGAGATCCTGCTCGACATCTCCACCGCCGCGAAACGCACCGCGATCGCCGACATCGTCAACACCTGGATCGACGGCTGCGCCGCCGACGGCTTCCAGGCCGTCGAGCCGGACAACATCGACTCGTACGACCGCTCCGACGACCTGCTCACCCTCGACGACGCCGTCGAATACCTGAAACTGCTGGCCCCGCACGCCCACGCCGCCGGCCTGGCCATCGGCCAGAAGAACACCACCGAACTCGGCACCCGTGGCAGAGCCGCCGGCCTCGACTTCGCGATCGCCGAGGAATGCGGCCGCTACGACGAGTGCGGCGACTACACCACGGTGTACGGCGACCACGTCATCGACATCGAGTACACCGATGATGCCTACACCACCGCGTGCGCCACGGTCGGCGCGAACGTGTCCGTGGTCCGCCGCGACCTCGACGTCACCGCACCCGGCAGCCCGACCTACGTCTACCGGGCCTGCTGA
- a CDS encoding HNH endonuclease — protein MKAFVGVTDGEWRSFLAARPQINEVNFWRPGGGSFKVLTPGEPFFFKSRYPHNRIVGGGFFSGFAKLRLSEAWGLFGEANGAGSLADMARDIGKYRKDPIGPGEDPVIGCIFIRDTVFFPDGRQPEPPPEFPPNLTQGKTYDLSSGTHFDYFEHLTKLLLGGEVRVDPEGSWHRPGPVFGDPRLRPQRLGQQSFKAVVLDTYSRRCAITDSKLRPALQAAHIRPVAAGGEHRIDNGMLLRADVHILFDQGYLGVDPKYRLLVSRRLRDDFGNGEQFYARAGTQIAIPEQKARRPDHELLEWHTDTVFQH, from the coding sequence GTGAAGGCGTTCGTGGGGGTCACCGACGGCGAGTGGCGCAGCTTCCTCGCCGCCCGGCCGCAGATCAACGAGGTCAACTTCTGGCGGCCGGGCGGCGGCAGCTTCAAGGTCCTGACCCCCGGCGAGCCGTTCTTCTTCAAGAGCCGCTACCCGCACAACCGGATCGTCGGCGGCGGCTTCTTCAGTGGGTTCGCGAAGCTGCGGCTCTCGGAAGCGTGGGGGCTGTTCGGCGAGGCCAACGGCGCGGGTTCCCTCGCCGACATGGCCCGCGACATCGGCAAGTACCGCAAAGACCCGATCGGCCCCGGCGAGGACCCGGTGATCGGCTGCATCTTCATCCGCGACACCGTCTTCTTCCCCGACGGCCGTCAGCCGGAGCCGCCGCCGGAGTTCCCGCCGAACCTCACCCAGGGCAAGACGTACGACCTGTCGTCGGGCACGCACTTCGACTACTTCGAGCACCTGACGAAACTCCTGCTCGGCGGCGAGGTGCGGGTCGACCCGGAGGGCTCCTGGCACCGGCCGGGTCCGGTGTTCGGCGACCCCCGGCTCCGGCCGCAGCGCCTCGGGCAGCAGTCGTTCAAAGCGGTCGTGCTCGACACGTACTCCCGGCGCTGCGCGATCACCGACAGCAAGCTGCGGCCGGCGCTGCAGGCCGCGCATATTCGCCCGGTAGCCGCCGGCGGCGAGCACCGCATCGACAACGGCATGCTGCTGCGGGCCGACGTGCACATCCTCTTCGACCAGGGCTACCTGGGCGTCGACCCGAAGTATCGGCTGCTGGTCAGCCGACGCCTGCGCGACGACTTCGGCAACGGCGAACAGTTCTACGCCCGCGCCGGCACCCAGATCGCCATCCCCGAGCAGAAGGCCCGCCGCCCCGATCACGAACTGCTCGAATGGCACACTGACACGGTCTTCCAGCACTGA